CCCGCGTGCCGGGGCGATCAAAGGCATTATTTCCGTCAACTTGGATGATTCACAGTGTGATCAGCAGAGTCTGAGACTGTTTGGTTTAGGGACAAATATGAATGGACACGGTGTACTCGACATCATATGTGGGCTGTCGGTCTCATGCATCTTGGAGTACTGGAGTGAGGGCGGTGCAGCAACTCAAAAGGCAATTCTCCGATGGTCGTCGGGCACCGGGGCACATGTTCCGTCCCCTCCGTGAACCTCTTCCCTTTGCAAGAACGTCTGCTACACTTGACTCTGTCGACTTCACAAGTGAGCTCAAGGCATCGGTAAAGATCGAGTCGACGGACACTAAACGCTGCACGCAATGGCACCggttccttttcctttgatcCTGAATGAGCGTAACTCAAACGACTTGAGCGCCCGGGCGAAGGAGAGATTTAGGTTCACATGAGGTTCAGCCCATGGGGGCGAACGGTCAGCTTTCAGCCCTCTCCAAGCTGAATAAACCTTCAAAGCCAGACGCAAGCCGATGAGCCGCAATCTATCTGATGAAGTATCTCGCCAGTCCGTCGGTTGGGGACATGACTTCATCCCCCCGTCGAGATCTCAGTAAGAAAAGACTACCCTCTTTCAGATTGCGTGTTGCGGTCTACATGGAAAAGTGACCTCACTTATGAAGCGGATTGGATGGCGAAGACCAGGCTGGCCAGACTCTCCTTCAGCGGACGGGGACCTCAGCCCTAAATGATGGCATGCACCCAGCTCGAATCACCGCGTCCGAATAGATCATTTCCTGCATACTGTGAGGGTTGAACTAGTAACACTGGAAAATCAGCTCGAGGGACGATGTATACATATCAATCATAATGGCTCATTCTGCAGCTTGGAGCGCATCGCTTGCTTTAGCATAGGTATGAGCATGTAGAGGACTGTAGGTTGTATGATGAGGTACTGCGCTGAGATACAGACTGTATTCTATAATGTGACCACTTAGTACCTCCCCTGGTACTCGGTAGCTAGTGACTCAGTGCAGTGCTCTAGTCATAGAGTCAAAAAGCCAATCTCAATGACACCGGTTGATTTACTGATTTGGATATGCGCCTATGAAGGTGCCGATGGATACTGATCTCCACGTCGTGAGATGTTGGCGTGTGGTACTGACAATACCCTGCTGGATCTGTCAATACGGTATCCACGTCAACGGCTCCGACATGCCGGCGTGGGGCGGATGATGACCTCAGATTATTTCCGCGCCGAGGCGAATTCCCTAGATGGGTCATCGAACAGTCATCTACTACTATGCACTTATGTCAGTAATGCACTATTGCCCGTGTACCTACGTGGCGATCGGTCTCTAAGGTAGAGCATGAATCGGTTTGGACGGGATGGACAAGTGCGACTGTCACTCACATTACACATTTCCCGAGATGATGGCTGAACGATGAAGTACAAATTAGACTGAGCCCCTGGCTCGGTGACCAGGGGCTGCGGTACCATTTCCATGTCCTTGATGTATGTATGCTGCGTCGCTGAATTATTGGATGGCAATATCTCAAGATGAATGGACATTGCTGATTATTCATGACACGGAAATAGCAGTGTAAGAGGGGGCCCCGATTCCGACGGGACTTGGAAACTGCTTGCTAATCGAGCAGCGGGGCGGACGGGAGGTGGAACTGTACCTGTGAAACCACCAAGCGATGGAAGGGCTGCGTTGCAAACTTGCAACGCAATACAGGCGTGGGATTCAAGCTCCACTTGGGAATCTTTCTGATCCTCTCGAAGCGTCGCCGACTTCTACATGGGGGAGCTGTCGCGCCAATCTGAGTCTCGTCACGCTAGAGCGGGGCTGAAAGCAGAATCATTTGGTGATGGGTTCACCAGGGGATTTATCTTCTTTCTACTTCATTTTCTCCGCCGTTCTCCGGTGCCTTGCTCAGATGGTCATTCAATTCTGGCTGTGTGTCGCCCTGTAGATGGTGCCACGAGTCTGCTACATATCGCAAAAGGACTCGACCCATCCATCTTCCAAGCCGCTTGGTAACGTGGTTGGATTTCCAGGCGGGCAGGGTTGACGATCGGATCGGCATCGTCGGACACACCCAAATATGCCAAGTGCCCAGCGCTCATCTCGTCTGATGAATCGATGTGCCTCACATTACGCTTCGGTTCTATTTTCCCCTCATCAACCAGCCCCTGTGAAGTTTTCCATGTCGCGGATGCCTGCGGATGCTGTCTCTGGGACGTAACGCCGTCCGTCTGCTCTAGGAAGGTTCTGTTTTGTGGTTCCTTTCCCATATCCTCTCAACTTTTCGAATAATTCCTGGGCGCTGGTCTCTTTTGCCCAACTCCGGTCTCGATCATGCGGTTCGAAGCGCCGAATGGGGACTACCCCTGACTAGTCCAATGCCGGATTGGTCCATTTGATGTTAGCATAAAGGGACAGGCCAGCGACTTTGAAATACTACCTCCGTGAGCAGGGAGTCGTGAGTACTGGGGGGAATACTGACCAGTGACTACACTAGTGACTCTGAAAAGCATCAGTCCGCACATCACTATGTTGAAAGACAATAGCAGTCCACCTCTCACGTCTCAAAGCTCTGTTTGCGGTCGCAATTTCCGATCGCGCTTGAGTATCGCCTTGGCGTGGTGCCCCGCTGGATGACAGCCCCCTCAGGCGGTTCTGTGGCACATGCTGGGTCCGAGGGTTGTATGAGCCCCTTTTCTCACAACCCTGTCGGAACTAGCATTCATTCGAAGTGCCGCTTGGCAGCGTAGCTTTTGCGTAGCGTGGTCGAGACTGAGCCATGGCAGCATCAGATTGACCCGTTCGACAATAAGTCGCTCTGCGACGCGCGTCAGATCAACCGACTTTCTACCATACAAGGAGCAGTACCAATTGAACATTGTTCCATAGTTAGCACGGCTATTGCATGGGCACATGGCCCTGGTGTTCGATCTGTGTTGCATATTCTGAACAAAATCTTGACTTTGTGCTGGAAAACTGAGCAGTCGCTATACGCATCGCAACCTCGCAAGCTTGCACCTGCGGGTGTCTCGATGATTGATACCTGAGTAGTTCAGCCACTCAGTCAACCACTTCAAGGAAGCCAAAGTTGAGGCACGTTTCGGTCGCGGCTGGCGGCAAGAGGAATAGCATTCCTCGGGACATGTTTCAGTGCCGTGGAGCATTCTCGGGCCCCCACTCTTTTGAAGGTGTTGCATCTCAAAAATCGTTGCCGCCCATCATACAGTAGGCTGTTCCTAATTCGGGTTCACCATCTGCTAGCATACAGAGCCTGTGAGACCCATTTAGAGTATAGAGAACGGACAGAACGGTCTCAATATTCGGTGACAGCATGAGCCTGCCTAGAGATATTTCCTAGCGTAGACTCAGGTCACAGGACGTTCTTCCATGTCCCGGCGAATCTCACTAGCTTCCAAAGCTACTCGCTTACAAGAGAATTTGCTTTTCCGGGATGTACTCTGCATTCTGCATTCTTCAAAATATTGGGTAGGGTACTGTTGGAATTTAAGGAACCGCACAGCTGCTTCAGCTCCAAAGAGTCGAACGTAGTCCTGTACACCGTGCAGTTGCTTGATCGGGATACTTGATTAGCCACGTGACTACGCGCCATCTCCACGCGACGCGGGGTCCATGAGAACCTTCTTTGTAAGACACGCACCAGCCGCAACAATCACCATGCCAAGGGAACCAAAGGACTTTTTTAAGCACCGTAAAAAGTTTGGTTCCTCCCCCGGAAATAAGCAGCCTGCGCTGCAAAGATCGGAAGATCCTCCAACGTCATCGCCTCTGTCAGATCTATTGATCACGACTGAACTGACAGTAGATGAAAATGGGCAGGACAGAGAAGAGCCGTCCGCCTCAGCGCCGCAAGATGAGCTCCAATTGAGTGCACCTGATCATGGCAAAGACAAAGATGAGACTACGCCAAATCAGAGCTTCATGAGCATCGAATCGGCCCTAACGGCTTCGTCGCAAAACGGACATTCGACCGTATCGCGACGAAGAGCCAGAGATGGCACGGAAGTCGTCGATGACTCTGATGGCGACACCGACTCTTCTCTAGAACCCCCTGAGGTTCTACTCGGAACAATGAGTAAGCCTGCAAATAATGCGCCGAACAACTCACTTCGAGATTATCAGCCCGATCAGGCGTTGCTTGCTCAACTTGCGGCGCCTAAAAAGTATAGAAACACCATCGACTCCCTAGTACACGATGCCgtggacgatgatgagatcGAAGCCAATGTGGCCAAAGTGAAGGCGAACTATGTGCAGCTCCATGCCAAGGGGCATAATGGGATTGGAGGCTCAAAAAAGGCACTGAACGAGAACATGCTGGCAACTGCGCTCAGAGGTGAATCCGACGAGAGCCCTAATATACAACGCCTGATGGACGCAGTGCGAAGGACAGAGGCGCTGGAGCGGCATCGGGTATGGCGATTTTTCAATCAGGATCAAACAACTCCCGTCATGCCAGCTTTCCCAACCAATCTCTTTACCCCAGAATCACCTCTGGCTGCACTTAGAGGTTTGTCTATAGCTCAATACACAGTGCTTTGCGTGCTTTTACTGATTATAACTTAGATTCTGACTCCAGAGCCAGGATTCTTCAGTCCGGTGTCGTAGAATACGCAGCGTCACTGCAGCACTTACCAGACGAGTTTTTCCTTTGGCTTTTTAAGGCCAGTATGTCTTACTTCAAGATTTGAATTTATGTTTTCAAAAGCGCTGCGCTCACAAGTTGCTCTTCATAGTCCCACTTGAGCCTCGCGAGGAGATGAGACAGGCGTATTGCCGAATCCTAACGGTAAGATGCACGTTGGCCGCCTGACAACAAATGGCCGCTAACGTTCTAAAGCATGCACCAAAGGAGCGTATGGTGTTGCTGGCCCGGCAGGACGCCATAGATGGGCTTTTCCGGCAATTAGGGGCTAGACCGCGGGCGTTGATAACCAGTGATGAAGTCGTGGCCGACCCCTCGCAAAGTGAGTTTAATCGCTCAAACGAAGGTTGCTGCTGGGCTTCTCTAACCATGAAGCACAGCCTCGACAAGCAAGCCGACGAAAACTCAACGATCGGCTCTGATCTCTATTTTAAGCTTGATTCGAGGGCTCGCCGCTTCGGAGCAGTGAGTTTTTATCTGCCATCTGTTTGTTCGATCTGATTTTAACATGGTCTTGCAATAAGGGTTGACGAGAAAACTCGAGTACATACAGTGCTGATCTTGCTTCGTGTCTCTATTGATACATCTTTGACCTCTGATCCCGTTGTGCGTTCGGAATTACAGGCGACATTAACTTCCCTCCTGGAATTTGGACCGAAAGAGAAGATCGTGAGTGATGCCCATCTCATTTGTGATCGATGGACAGGTTCTGACTTGGGTAGGAATACCAAATCTGTCGCCCAGTCTACGAGTGTGTGCGGGAGCCACAATTTCAAAGCCGGCTCTTGCAACACATCATTCCTACCTCGACATGGGTGTCCTTGCTTCGCTATCGAATGGCTGTGGCTTTCTTGCTTCAAGACTCGGGCCCGTTGAAAGAGCCTCCCGAATCAGTTCTTGACTTGCAAAGGATTACTGCGCTGCTAACTCGGGATGAACGATTTCAAGTCGGACGGCGCAAGAACGACCCGGATTACGATTATGGTGATTTGGTCGCATTGACCTCTCATCTCGAAGTTTGCGTCAACACGGCCCTTGCCGACTTGAAGTTCGCGGATGCCGATACCGAGTCCAAATTCAATGCTGCCATCGATCAGATGGCGGCTCGGATTAAAAAACTATTCACTTCTATCGAGGACACGGGTGCGTCACACCTCCAACGCATGCTTGCAAAGCAGGCGCTGGAAACTCTCCACTATCGAATGATGTACTCGGTCCGTTCGAAGGCGCCGCCCAAACGAACCCTATTTCAAACTTTCCAGAGGGAGAGCAATCGCAACGTCAAAGACATGTTCCAAAGATTGAACAACGGACCCGCCAGTACAGATGGAGCCAGTGAAGCGCCTGGCACGGAAGGCCTGAACGGCGTGCCAATTCCAATCCGCGGGCACGACGCACCGTTGTAGCACGCGATGAGATCTCTCGCCTGGAAGGAGGGGTCTCATTCCATACACATGCACGATTGACGACTGTAATGGCATTGATGAATATTCAAGGAGCGACATCATCTGATTGGttcctctttcctgtccaATTTGAAAGGATCGCTCGTCGATTTGTTGATTTAATCAGGATCCGGTGGAGTAGCAGATGTCTACGGCTTCCCGttgatttcttttcaaaataaAAGAATATAGCAGGAACAAATACACACTGTTCAAGACATACAACTAAGGACCCAGAACAGAGATGCTGGGGGGAAAACGGGCAACAAGAGAATAGAAGGTGCAAAGACGGGCAATGAGATTCGCGCGAAGCGGGGATTCGAAACAGATCTAGTCATAGAAGCGGCGGTTGGCATTCTTTCCAAAAAGCGTCTCGCGCACAGCGGGTAGAGCATCAATCTCCAAAAGGCGCAGACGCTCTTCGAATGTGTTGTTAATCtcaatcttgcccttgcctCCAACAATCACCACACCGCCAGCGCTAGATAGAAAATGCTCGTTAGCGGTGTTCCCCATAGCCGGCGCTATCCGTCGCACCCAAACAGAATAGACTTACGAAGCTTCAGGCAATGGCTCGGACTCGTCGACAGTTGCAGTCACTTCCTTGCCGACATTCTTCTTGAACTCCTTCGCGGCTCCTTCGATGGCCTTCTTCACGGCATCGGTATCTTGCTTTCGCGCGCGAATTTCCACAGATTCCTCGTTCAAGTAGTAGAAGCCCTCCAGGATCAACCCCTCCAGCATCGTCTGGTACTTCTTCTTGTCGTTGGCAGCCACGGTCGAGATCTTCTCACGGGCCTTCTCGAAGAGCTCGTCCAGAAGCTCCTGACGACCACCCAGCACACGCAGACGTGTTCGGTTAGAGAGAGTCGAGCGAGTAATCTGCTGGGACATGGCGGCCTGCTTGAACTTCTTCTCGTAGAGGGTGTCGATGGCGGCAGTCTCTTGGCGCACGAGCTTCGACTTCTCGATCGCGAACTCCTCATCGGCCTTCAGCTGGATCTCTCGGGCTTTCTCGAGAGCCTCCTGCCGGATGAACGCGGTCATCTTGCGGAGCTCACCCGCGACCTAAATGGACCCAACCCCCATTGCCCTTGGTCAGTCGCCGGATCATCTGCGGGGACGGGTTGGATAGAGAAGCTGTCTTTGCGAGGAGGGGGTGTGGTCTACCTGATCGTCGGAGAGGGCATGGCTTTGTGACATGTTGGGCGGAATATATAATCGGAGCAACAGACTCCAACACTGAGGGACTGGTGGAGGATGTGGCCGTGGTGGACGAGGAACAGAATGTTGGAATGACGTGGGGATGTGGAAGGAGAGGTTGTGTCCAGCTAAGCTCGGAGCCGCTGCGCAGCTTCGCCTTGGCGGCTGCTCATCCGCATCCAGTCCGCGCTCCTACACCTCCGCGTTCCTCCCTCTTCTCGACCCTTGGAATCACTCCCCTCGTTTCCCACGCCCTTTCGACTCCTTCAGAACCTCGCAGTGCGGACTCACCGGATCTTCAACTGCGCTCTTGCTTCTCACATCATGGCACCCGTTTCTCGGTAGGGGGTCCAGCTTTCGGCGCTTCTCACGCACTTTCATCGTTCCGCACGTCACCCATTTTCCGCAGCCGTCGCATCTCGGTCTATTATGGGAAATCTTGGAGACCTGTCGCCGCAAGGCAGTATTGCGGTGAGCACATGGATGCGACCTACTGTTGGAGCAAACGTTGCTGATGTGACTTGGCCAGGTCGGAGTGATTGTGGGGTTGGTGTCGACGAGTCTACAAGCCATCGGACTGACGCTTCAGCGCAAGTCTCACCTTCTTGAGGACGAGAAACCGCTGTTCGAGGGTCGTCGACCGCCTTATAAGCGCCGTCGATGGCAACTAGGTATGGGCATGTTTGTGGTCTCCAATATCGTTGGAAGCACCATCCAGATCACAACGCTACCTCTACCGGTGCTCTCCACGCTCCAAGCGGTCAGTCCTCGTCATCGCAAGTACTCTCTCATGGGGTGCGGCTGACAACGTAATCTCTGATATTCTCCTGGAATAGTCTGGACTAGTCTTCAACACGATATTTGCGACTTTGATCCTTGGAGAGCCGTTTACACGATATTCATTTGCCGGAACTGTCCTAGTATGTGCTGGTGCGGTGTTGATTGCGACCTTTGGCGCCATCAGTGAGCCGCCACATACGCTGATTCAGCTGCTTGAACTTTTAATGCGCCGTCCGTTCCTTGTCTGGCTGGCCATGACCTTGGTCGTCGTCGGGTTGATTCTTGCATGTTCCAAAATGGTCAAGTACTGCATTCCTGGATCGAGGGTTAAACCCACAGCCCCGGGCTTGATAACGCCAAAGGTACAGCGACTCCAGGCACGGATAAAACTTTTTCGGGGAATGTGCTACGGCGCTGTCAGTGGTATACTTTCGGCCCATTCCTTACTGCTAGCCAAATCAGCTGTCGAGCTGCTGGTGCGGACAGTGATCGACCGCGCGAACCAGTTCAATCGCTGGCAATCATGGGTCATTTTACTGGGCATGATCACTCTAGCTCTCACACAGCTTTTCTATCTACACCGAGGTCTGAAACTTTGCAGTACGAGCGTGCTCTACCCCTTTGTGTTTTGCATATACAACATTGTCGCAATTCTGGATGGTCTGATCTACTTCAAACAAACCTCGCAACTGGTCGGGATTTACGCGGCTCTCGTTGCTTTGGGAACACTGATACTACTCAGTGGCGTCCTTTGCCTCTCGTGGCGCTTGGAGGAGGTTGACAGCACTACCGCAGTCACGAATGTGGGCGCCACGCAGACCGGAATCGGACCGGGCATGGCCGTGCTTGAAGAGCACGACGTTCTGTCTCCCGGACTGCTGAACGACCAAGAATCACAACTCGGTGAGCGCGAGCCATTACTTCGCGGAGCCCCCCGTCCGCGACGGCTCTCGTCCGGCCGTCCTAGCCGAGAATCTAGTGTCCCGTTCATGCATACTCTAGACGGACCCGACGCGGCCGACCTCAATGCGGCTTCAATCTGGGCCGAGCTCGATGACTCTGACGATGGATCTGCGAATCCCCACTGGCACTCACCATATGAGCGGCCTCGAAGTGCCAGCAGTAGTGCAGCGCTGAATAGCTCGATCCGCGGTCTCACGCGGCACTCGACCATTGGCTCCACACCGCATCGTCATCGCTCGCGAGACGGGCGTCGTCCAGGCGCCTCGACGCACAGTGGACTCCGACGCTCATCCGCTCCAATGGCCACGTGGATGGGGACGCTACGACAAAGCAGGGGCTCCCCACCCCTACAGACGACCACCGGCTACGGTGCAATACCGGAGGGGGAATCCAGTCCGCAGTCTGGTGATGAGCAAGCCAGGCCGACACGAGGCTTCTCATATAATTTTTTCACAGGCCCAAAAAGGACACTCGTAGGCGTATGGCAGCAAACCCGTCAATATTTGTCTCCGTGGACTAGCCCGCAGGCGGGCAGTTCAGAACATACAACCCACACTCCAGCTTGAGACAAAGACAATTCCAGAGAATTCTCGTTCACCGATGTGTTTCCTCGATTCGACCCACAGAGCACTCGGGCCAGAGATACCAGTCATGGGTATTGGGGGGAGGCGACCGACGCGCCACTCTCTCTATAGTTGCTCGTGTGTTGATTGTCTTCTTTGCATGTACATATCAACCtgctcttctcccttttcttttccttgttttttttcctttgctcGTCAGCCCCGAATATTATACccatcatttctttctccctcggTCATCTATACTGAGCTTTTGGACGCTGACTTTTATCTGCAACACTGTTTCATCGGCCATGGTGATTCAACCGAGTATAAGTCATGGGCTGGGTATATTGACAGCAGACTCCATTCGGTCACTTCCAGCGTTACCTACGTGTATACATCAGCTGGGTAAGAAGGTCCTGGTAGCTCGCAGGTCATATTGATACCCGGCCGAGCGTGAAGATCGAAGAGATTTTCGCACATGGGGGTCCCAGATCAGATCGACTATCGACCTTGTTATCCGTTTCGAACCGCCAGAGGTAATTTCAGTTTCCAGCTAGGTTCTTATGTGCTGTGCACATTCTAGATCACTTGTACCGTCAGGGTGGTACCTATCAGTTGGGGGAAAAGACGTTTCGAATAAGCCGCACCTGGAACTCAATAAACCAAGTCAAGAACTAAAACTGCAAGAATCAAAGAGGAATGGAAGCAATGAAATTTTCCAAGAAATCGACAACTCTCAAGTGTCCTATATTGGAAGCAACCTACTCTAAGATATGAGAATAATGGATGTTAAATGGGCATCTACTAATTCGTTGGGGTTTCCTCTTGTCATAGTTCCAATTGGTACCATAGATACCCAGCGGACGACAACCTGATGTC
The window above is part of the Penicillium oxalicum strain HP7-1 chromosome VI, whole genome shotgun sequence genome. Proteins encoded here:
- a CDS encoding V-type proton ATPase subunit E, whose protein sequence is MTAFIRQEALEKAREIQLKADEEFAIEKSKLVRQETAAIDTLYEKKFKQAAMSQQITRSTLSNRTRLRVLGGRQELLDELFEKAREKISTVAANDKKKYQTMLEGLILEGFYYLNEESVEIRARKQDTDAVKKAIEGAAKEFKKNVGKEVTATVDESEPLPEASAGGVVIVGGKGKIEINNTFEERLRLLEIDALPAVRETLFGKNANRRFYD